Part of the Acidimicrobiia bacterium genome is shown below.
CAGTTCATCCCATGTGTCTGCGGGGCCCATAGTCCAGTCCATGAAGAAACACGGGCCGCCACCATGAGGTATGAACACCGTCGGTAGACGGCCAGCAACAGAGGTACTCATTACGCTCACCTTAGGCGTTGGCAGTGACTAAATGCAGTGCCGCGAACTGGTTGTTTTGAATGCGGATAGGGGCAGTGGCAGTTCCTGCG
Proteins encoded:
- a CDS encoding dioxygenase; protein product: MSTSVAGRLPTVFIPHGGGPCFFMDWTMGPADTWDEL